A genomic segment from Streptomyces antibioticus encodes:
- a CDS encoding nucleotidyltransferase domain-containing protein, translating to MPAPEHSDAVFLSGTADALAALPTVRAVALGGSRAQGTHRADSDWDLAVYYRGAFDPADLRALGWDGEVSEVGGWGGGVFNGGAWLTVDGRRVDVHYRDLDAVEHEWAQAEEGRFRVEPLMFHLAGIPSYLVVAELAVNQVLRGELRQPAVYPPRLRRTAPDRWYGTARATLAYARAGHAPAARRTEAAGALAVAAVQVGHAVLAARGEWVTNEKRLLERAGLRAVDDLVARLGSGGPDTLDTVLGQAETLFAHTVRAALD from the coding sequence ATGCCCGCCCCCGAGCACAGCGACGCCGTCTTCCTCTCCGGCACCGCCGACGCCCTCGCCGCCCTCCCCACGGTCCGGGCCGTCGCCCTCGGCGGCTCGCGCGCCCAGGGCACGCACCGGGCCGACAGCGACTGGGACCTCGCCGTCTACTACCGGGGCGCCTTCGACCCCGCCGATCTGCGGGCGCTGGGCTGGGACGGTGAGGTGTCCGAGGTCGGCGGGTGGGGCGGCGGGGTGTTCAACGGGGGCGCCTGGCTGACCGTCGACGGGCGGCGCGTGGACGTCCACTACCGGGATCTGGACGCCGTCGAGCACGAGTGGGCGCAGGCCGAGGAGGGGCGGTTCCGGGTGGAGCCGCTGATGTTCCATCTCGCGGGGATCCCGAGCTATCTCGTCGTCGCCGAACTCGCCGTCAACCAGGTGCTGCGCGGCGAGCTGCGGCAGCCCGCGGTCTATCCTCCGCGTCTGCGCCGTACCGCCCCCGACCGCTGGTACGGCACCGCGCGCGCCACCCTCGCCTACGCCCGCGCGGGCCACGCGCCCGCCGCCCGGCGCACCGAGGCGGCCGGGGCGCTCGCCGTGGCGGCGGTCCAGGTGGGGCACGCGGTGCTGGCCGCGCGCGGGGAGTGGGTGACGAACGAGAAGCGGCTGCTGGAGCGGGCGGGCCTGCGGGCCGTGGACGACCTCGTCGCCCGGCTCGGGAGCGGCGGCCCCGACACGCTCGACACGGTCCTCGGGCAGGCCGAGACACTGTTCGCGCACACCGTGCGGGCCGCGCTCGACTGA
- a CDS encoding uracil-DNA glycosylase, with protein sequence MDAPRDPDAAHDPDPGPGRAAGLAELDRRVEGCRACPRLVAWREEVARTKRAAFADWTYWGRPVPGFGPSDARLLIVGLAPAAHGGNRTGRMFTGDRSGDVLYQALYDVGLASQPTSVAADDGLELYGVRVTAPVHCAPPDNKPTPGERDTCRPWLVQELRLLRPTLRAVVVLGGFGWQAALPAFAEAGWTVPRPRPAFAHGARVSLDGLALFGCFHVSQRNTFTGRLTPEMLRDVLRTAAERAGLP encoded by the coding sequence ATGGACGCCCCTCGTGATCCGGACGCCGCTCACGATCCGGACCCCGGGCCCGGCCGTGCCGCCGGGCTGGCCGAGCTGGACCGGCGGGTCGAGGGATGCCGGGCCTGCCCCCGGCTGGTGGCCTGGCGCGAGGAGGTGGCCCGCACCAAGCGGGCGGCGTTCGCCGACTGGACGTACTGGGGGCGGCCGGTGCCCGGGTTCGGGCCGTCCGACGCGCGGCTGCTGATCGTCGGACTGGCCCCGGCCGCGCACGGCGGCAACCGCACCGGCCGGATGTTCACGGGTGACCGCTCGGGAGACGTGCTCTACCAGGCGCTGTACGACGTGGGGCTCGCCTCGCAGCCCACCTCCGTCGCGGCCGACGACGGCCTGGAGCTGTACGGCGTGCGCGTCACCGCGCCCGTGCACTGCGCGCCGCCCGACAACAAGCCCACCCCCGGTGAACGGGACACCTGCCGCCCCTGGCTCGTGCAGGAACTGCGGCTGCTGCGGCCGACCCTGCGCGCGGTCGTCGTCCTCGGCGGCTTCGGCTGGCAGGCCGCGCTGCCCGCGTTCGCCGAGGCCGGCTGGACCGTGCCCCGGCCCCGGCCCGCGTTCGCGCACGGGGCGAGGGTCTCGCTGGACGGCCTCGCCCTGTTCGGCTGCTTCCACGTCAGCCAGCGCAACACCTTCACCGGGCGTCTCACCCCGGAGATGCTGAGAGACGTGCTGCGCACGGCGGCGGAGCGGGCGGGGCTCCCCTGA
- a CDS encoding acyltransferase domain-containing protein has product MLPDADELAEVLLDLAVPHEDIDEAVRLSRHLRRDAEALRFLEEAVAGLVEGIGSVREKAADIPPLPGATGALARYAPLFVFAAALPHVRAHHRARGVPDRIGRHTLADVGRCVAWHRRWYGTGGVLSPRWLSLHFHGELYQLGRLQFQRGRIGSWTGGSIAAAGLPLAPGDPALALHIPDFLGPLTPEAVDRSLALARAFFARHYPEEPYQVAICGSWLLDPQLRDRLPADSNIVRFQERFRLSHRLPEPEDTEPVRFVFGTTDVPLDRLPRRTPLQRAVLDHLDEGGHWYVGHGWFRL; this is encoded by the coding sequence GTGCTGCCGGACGCCGACGAACTGGCCGAGGTACTCCTCGACCTCGCCGTACCGCACGAGGACATCGACGAGGCCGTACGGCTGAGCCGGCACCTGCGCCGGGACGCCGAGGCGCTCCGCTTCCTGGAGGAGGCGGTGGCCGGCCTGGTCGAGGGCATCGGTTCGGTCCGCGAGAAGGCAGCCGACATCCCGCCGCTCCCGGGCGCCACGGGTGCCCTCGCCCGCTACGCCCCGCTGTTCGTGTTCGCCGCCGCCCTGCCCCACGTACGCGCCCACCACCGCGCGCGGGGCGTCCCGGACCGGATCGGCCGGCACACCCTCGCCGACGTCGGCCGGTGCGTCGCCTGGCACCGGCGGTGGTACGGCACGGGCGGGGTGCTCAGCCCGCGCTGGCTGAGCCTGCACTTCCACGGCGAGCTGTACCAACTGGGGCGGCTCCAGTTCCAGCGCGGCCGGATCGGCTCCTGGACCGGCGGCTCGATCGCCGCGGCCGGACTGCCCCTCGCCCCCGGCGACCCCGCGCTCGCCCTGCACATTCCCGACTTCCTGGGCCCGCTCACGCCGGAGGCCGTGGACCGCTCCCTCGCGCTGGCCCGCGCCTTCTTCGCCCGCCACTACCCCGAGGAGCCCTACCAGGTGGCGATCTGCGGCTCCTGGCTGCTCGACCCGCAACTGAGGGACCGGCTGCCCGCCGACTCCAACATCGTCCGCTTCCAGGAGCGGTTCCGTCTCAGCCACCGCCTGCCGGAGCCGGAGGACACCGAGCCCGTTCGCTTCGTCTTCGGCACCACCGACGTCCCCCTCGACCGCCTCCCGCGCCGGACCCCTCTGCAGCGGGCGGTCCTCGACCATCTGGACGAGGGCGGGCACTGGTACGTGGGGCACGGCTGGTTCCGCCTGTGA